The following proteins come from a genomic window of Anaerobutyricum hallii:
- a CDS encoding CPBP family intramembrane glutamic endopeptidase, with amino-acid sequence MLEKSFLNPNKIWFMIVLLHIIGSVLVSLLGIFPFGIVIATTGIWFLLANIWERNLKNIGICIAGWLITIFTMYSLNISFQGTVLLNEILLLYVCWCCKKAYVKPTEYCHLKKVSLKSIFFIVIAAIFLFIMAGYVNACSMIVFQNLLDVSLEEISGHPLEAMIAVAIMPALIEEVLFRGIIYRGISDKKIAIFISAITFALLHMNFNQMCYAFVMGLFFAVVIYITDNLTVSIALHMLFNGFTVILCCFPSTKVIRTLLECHIAGYHLFNPGVTNMQGGIKISLVLIGGVIAVVSMLIAGYLVFLIGKEEIEEKEKKEVYKTKEKKETRIRTAKRTVIPENSEKWKPNALFFAGSGLCILITILYEILI; translated from the coding sequence ATGTTAGAAAAGTCTTTTTTAAATCCTAATAAAATATGGTTTATGATAGTGCTGCTGCATATAATAGGGTCAGTTCTTGTATCCTTACTGGGAATTTTTCCATTTGGCATAGTGATAGCGACAACAGGAATCTGGTTTTTGCTTGCAAATATATGGGAAAGAAATCTAAAAAATATTGGGATTTGTATAGCAGGCTGGCTTATAACAATTTTTACGATGTATTCCCTTAATATAAGTTTTCAGGGAACAGTATTACTTAATGAAATATTGCTGCTTTATGTATGTTGGTGTTGCAAAAAAGCTTATGTAAAACCAACAGAATATTGTCATTTAAAAAAGGTTTCTTTAAAAAGTATTTTTTTCATTGTTATTGCTGCTATATTTCTATTTATTATGGCGGGCTATGTAAATGCCTGTTCTATGATTGTATTTCAGAATTTATTAGATGTTTCTTTAGAAGAAATTTCAGGGCATCCGCTAGAAGCGATGATCGCAGTGGCAATTATGCCAGCCTTGATAGAAGAAGTTCTTTTCAGAGGAATTATTTATCGTGGAATTTCAGATAAGAAGATAGCAATATTTATATCTGCTATAACATTTGCTTTACTTCATATGAATTTTAATCAGATGTGTTATGCATTTGTTATGGGGCTGTTTTTTGCTGTTGTAATTTATATTACAGATAATCTGACAGTTTCGATAGCACTTCATATGCTGTTTAATGGATTTACTGTAATCCTATGTTGTTTTCCTTCAACCAAAGTTATACGGACTTTGTTAGAGTGTCATATTGCAGGCTATCATCTTTTTAATCCAGGTGTTACAAATATGCAGGGAGGAATTAAAATAAGCCTCGTGCTTATTGGTGGAGTTATAGCAGTAGTTAGTATGCTCATAGCAGGCTATTTGGTATTTCTTATTGGAAAAGAAGAAATAGAAGAGAAAGAAAAAAAGGAAGTATACAAAACAAAAGAGAAAAAAGAAACAAGGATTCGGACAGCAAAAAGAACGGTTATTCCTGAGAATTCTGAAAAATGGAAACCGAATGCTTTATTTTTTGCAGGAAGTGGACTTTGTATTCTCATCACAATATTATATGAAATTTTAATATGA
- a CDS encoding sugar phosphate nucleotidyltransferase, whose protein sequence is MKEPVLIVMAAGMGSRYGGLKQMDPVDVQGHAILDFSVYDAKRAGFKKVVFIIKHAIEKDFKEIVGKRIEPFMEVEYVFQELDKLPEGYHVPEGREKPFGTGHALLCCKDVVDAPFAVINADDYYGPKAFQMLYDYLTTHEDDELYRYVMIAFHIEKTITENGHVSRGVCQVDENHFLKEITERTRIEKRGEEAAYTLDDGASWIPVPDKTPVSMNCWGFTPGFLKVLEEKFPAFLDKGLKENPMKCEYFLPSVVEELLQEKKATVEVMESEEKWYGVTYKEDKKSVMDAIAAMKEQGTYPENLWK, encoded by the coding sequence ATGAAAGAACCTGTATTAATTGTAATGGCAGCAGGAATGGGAAGTCGTTATGGCGGTTTAAAACAGATGGATCCAGTAGATGTGCAGGGACATGCTATTTTAGACTTCAGTGTGTATGATGCAAAACGTGCTGGTTTTAAGAAAGTTGTTTTTATTATTAAGCATGCGATTGAGAAAGATTTTAAAGAAATCGTCGGTAAAAGAATCGAACCATTTATGGAAGTAGAATATGTTTTCCAGGAACTTGATAAGCTGCCGGAAGGATATCACGTACCGGAAGGAAGAGAAAAACCATTTGGGACAGGTCATGCACTACTGTGCTGTAAGGATGTTGTAGATGCACCATTTGCAGTAATCAATGCGGATGATTATTATGGACCAAAGGCATTTCAGATGTTATATGATTATCTGACAACGCATGAAGATGATGAGCTGTATCGTTATGTTATGATTGCGTTCCATATTGAGAAAACAATTACTGAGAATGGTCATGTATCAAGAGGGGTATGCCAGGTTGATGAAAATCATTTCTTAAAAGAAATTACAGAAAGAACAAGAATCGAAAAACGAGGAGAAGAAGCAGCGTATACATTGGATGACGGAGCAAGCTGGATACCGGTTCCGGATAAAACGCCAGTTTCTATGAACTGTTGGGGATTTACACCGGGATTTTTAAAAGTGCTTGAAGAAAAATTCCCTGCGTTCTTAGATAAAGGTTTAAAAGAGAATCCTATGAAGTGTGAATATTTCCTTCCAAGTGTAGTGGAAGAATTACTTCAGGAAAAGAAAGCTACTGTAGAGGTAATGGAATCTGAAGAAAAGTGGTATGGAGTTACTTACAAAGAAGATAAGAAGTCGGTTATGGATGCGATTGCTGCCATGAAAGAACAGGGAACGTATCCGGAAAATTTATGGAAATAG
- a CDS encoding penicillin-binding transpeptidase domain-containing protein — translation MLPGVSEEADKKKSQAKAKVYEKEYVRGSILDRNGNTIAFSQKPGGTRTYSHPYAFSNLVGYWSKIYGTYGVEKTMNDVLVHSDCGNRDQEKRGADVTLTIDAALQEQAYKDIKKYKGSVVVMNAKTGELLALASSPTFNVTEIEEKWKEINEKEGVFFSNAYQNPVAPGSVFKLITSKEIIEAGIEKEEVEDTGSLKVNGQTIRNYGGKAYGSIAYREGFVKSSNVYFMNRALKLGGLRLYKTGRSFLLGEDISLDFATLHSNFDLKDYEDNIVATTAFGQGETLVTPLQMAMITQSIANDGEMLKPYLFKSVVNSKGKITQEGKTEKLVKTMDADTAEEIKEVMKEAGESYGLSEVGEQGYSIAAKTGTAERGDGTNNAWLVTFAPADDPQYIIVANRLKTTEIGKTLAPVVEDLYDTLFDHE, via the coding sequence TTGCTGCCGGGCGTGTCCGAAGAAGCGGACAAAAAGAAGAGTCAGGCGAAGGCAAAGGTGTATGAAAAAGAGTATGTCAGAGGGTCTATTTTAGACCGGAATGGAAATACGATCGCATTTTCTCAGAAGCCGGGAGGTACACGTACGTATTCTCATCCATATGCGTTTTCGAATCTGGTCGGCTACTGGTCTAAGATTTATGGGACATATGGCGTAGAAAAGACTATGAATGATGTGCTTGTTCACAGTGATTGTGGTAATAGAGATCAGGAAAAAAGAGGGGCGGATGTCACACTTACCATTGACGCAGCGCTTCAGGAACAAGCATATAAAGATATCAAAAAGTATAAAGGTTCCGTTGTCGTGATGAATGCAAAGACAGGGGAACTTCTGGCACTGGCTTCTTCTCCAACCTTTAATGTGACAGAAATCGAAGAGAAATGGAAAGAAATCAATGAAAAAGAAGGAGTGTTTTTTTCCAATGCCTACCAGAATCCGGTAGCACCTGGTTCGGTATTTAAGCTGATTACTTCCAAAGAAATCATAGAAGCAGGAATTGAGAAAGAAGAAGTAGAAGATACCGGTTCTCTTAAAGTGAATGGACAGACGATAAGGAATTATGGGGGAAAGGCTTATGGAAGTATTGCTTATCGGGAAGGTTTCGTGAAGTCATCGAATGTATACTTTATGAACCGCGCATTAAAGCTTGGTGGACTGCGATTATATAAAACAGGAAGAAGCTTTTTATTAGGGGAAGATATTTCTCTTGATTTTGCAACACTACATTCGAATTTTGATTTAAAAGATTACGAGGATAATATTGTTGCAACAACAGCATTTGGACAGGGAGAAACATTAGTTACCCCATTGCAAATGGCGATGATCACACAAAGTATTGCAAACGATGGAGAAATGTTAAAACCATATCTTTTTAAATCTGTAGTCAATAGCAAGGGAAAGATAACGCAGGAAGGAAAGACGGAAAAGCTGGTAAAAACAATGGATGCAGATACAGCAGAAGAAATCAAAGAAGTGATGAAGGAAGCGGGAGAATCCTATGGGCTTTCTGAAGTAGGAGAACAGGGATACTCGATTGCTGCAAAGACCGGAACTGCCGAGAGAGGCGACGGGACCAATAACGCGTGGCTTGTCACATTTGCTCCGGCAGATGATCCACAGTATATTATCGTAGCGAACCGTTTAAAGACAACAGAAATCGGAAAGACACTTGCGCCGGTAGTAGAAGATTTATATGATACACTGTTTGATCATGAGTAA
- a CDS encoding AraC family transcriptional regulator has translation MTQTRYTLQQHHINLKSSVKLSQINMYHCESPASNIFPGHPYSKIIFIQKGDGQFYFGNQFLPVQENDLLLVNPDKQKFSVDVQHPPLDFIILGIENLLFTNDTGEAISPFTRLSLSSDICLNLMHMLIHEVTKRSEYYEEACRHYLNLILIEIQRNTQINYDYPSKEKNNRDCTFVKEYLDDHFTENITLDLLSKESKMNKYYLVHSFTKHFGCSPISYLNEKRIEESKNLLETTNHSIASIASMIGFSSQSYFSQSFKKNTFMTPNEYRRAARQI, from the coding sequence ATGACGCAAACAAGATATACTTTGCAACAACACCATATTAACTTAAAGTCATCTGTAAAATTGTCACAAATCAATATGTATCATTGCGAATCCCCTGCTTCAAACATCTTTCCGGGGCATCCATATTCTAAAATCATCTTTATTCAAAAAGGTGACGGACAATTTTATTTTGGCAATCAATTTTTACCAGTTCAAGAAAATGATTTATTACTGGTGAATCCCGATAAACAAAAGTTTTCCGTTGATGTACAACACCCTCCACTTGATTTTATTATTTTAGGTATTGAAAATCTTCTTTTTACTAACGATACCGGTGAAGCAATCTCTCCGTTTACAAGACTTTCTCTTTCTTCTGATATTTGCCTTAATCTCATGCATATGCTCATTCATGAAGTAACGAAACGTTCAGAATACTATGAAGAGGCATGTCGGCATTATCTGAATCTTATTCTTATAGAAATACAACGGAATACACAAATTAATTATGATTATCCTTCAAAAGAAAAAAATAATAGAGATTGTACTTTTGTTAAAGAGTATTTAGATGACCATTTTACTGAAAACATTACTCTTGATCTTCTTTCCAAAGAAAGCAAAATGAATAAATATTATCTGGTACACTCTTTTACAAAGCATTTTGGATGTTCTCCGATTAGCTATCTGAATGAAAAACGAATCGAGGAAAGTAAAAATCTTCTGGAAACAACAAATCATTCAATCGCATCCATTGCATCTATGATCGGTTTTTCCTCACAATCTTACTTTTCTCAATCATTCAAGAAAAATACATTTATGACTCCAAACGAATATCGAAGAGCCGCACGGCAAATTTAA
- a CDS encoding FHA domain-containing protein, with translation MSIISQIGVVILIAFIVLVLIRSNKNLKKASEEGESFVDEWALRQEKKEEIKQKREEKKLEVQKEKKQKKIQKQEKRKENLIYENTGEQLEDMPIYEDTEEQAEDRTFYDNAEEQQEDWSFYDNIEEQPGEDRPGYDGESLRVNTDWLYDYEEKEKQRQEQTRAEQYRSAGDKAEEQSSKIVPMKKRQTTGITLMKLDANHRVMARYRVNQIPFTIGRSTNNDLVLDDLCVARNHCRIVEKDGRYVLEDVGTMNKLYVNGMMTSQVPLSDGVRVYIGNEEFQIEVEGRRSQSTRLYKNVEGIYE, from the coding sequence ATGTCTATTATTTCTCAGATAGGGGTTGTCATTTTAATTGCATTTATTGTATTAGTGTTGATTCGTTCGAATAAGAATCTTAAGAAAGCTTCCGAAGAGGGGGAGAGTTTCGTAGATGAGTGGGCACTGAGACAGGAGAAGAAGGAGGAAATCAAGCAAAAGCGTGAGGAGAAGAAGTTAGAAGTACAAAAAGAGAAGAAACAAAAGAAAATACAAAAACAGGAGAAACGGAAAGAAAATCTGATTTACGAGAATACAGGTGAGCAGTTAGAAGATATGCCAATCTATGAGGATACAGAGGAACAAGCAGAAGATAGGACATTCTATGATAATGCAGAAGAACAGCAGGAAGACTGGTCTTTCTATGACAATATAGAAGAACAGCCAGGAGAAGACCGTCCGGGATATGATGGAGAGAGCCTTCGTGTGAATACAGACTGGTTATATGATTATGAAGAGAAAGAGAAACAGCGTCAGGAACAGACCAGAGCGGAACAGTATAGGTCTGCCGGTGATAAAGCAGAGGAACAAAGTAGTAAGATCGTTCCGATGAAGAAGCGTCAGACAACGGGAATCACATTGATGAAGCTTGATGCGAATCATCGGGTGATGGCAAGATACCGCGTAAATCAGATTCCATTTACAATCGGAAGGAGTACCAATAATGACCTGGTTCTTGATGATTTGTGTGTGGCAAGAAATCATTGCCGTATCGTGGAAAAAGATGGAAGATACGTTTTGGAAGATGTAGGAACAATGAATAAGTTATATGTGAATGGGATGATGACAAGTCAGGTTCCTTTATCAGATGGTGTTCGTGTCTATATTGGTAATGAAGAATTTCAGATCGAAGTAGAAGGCAGAAGAAGCCAGTCTACCAGATTATATAAAAACGTGGAGGGTATTTATGAGTAG
- a CDS encoding S1 RNA-binding domain-containing protein — MIELGVKQKLYIDHKTDFGVYLSDTPERNGKSDCVLLPKKQVPQNAKIGDEVEVFVYRDSKDREIATTNMPKLQLGELAVLEVAQVNNIGGFMYWGLEKDLLLPYSEQIVKVQKGDKYLVGLYIDKSDRLCATMKVYDFLRTDSPYKADDIVQGTVYGKNPEYGVFVAVDNKYNGMLQNKEIVRKLRIGETVQARVLSVREDGKLNLSLREKAHLQMDVDSAKIMEKLQENDGALPYHDKSAPEDIRSEFGMSKNEFKRAIGRLYKDKKIKISNTGITLIEK, encoded by the coding sequence ATGATAGAATTAGGCGTAAAACAGAAGTTGTATATTGATCATAAAACAGATTTTGGAGTGTATCTTTCTGATACTCCAGAGAGGAATGGAAAAAGTGATTGTGTTTTACTTCCGAAAAAGCAAGTTCCACAGAATGCGAAGATTGGTGATGAAGTAGAGGTATTTGTGTATCGTGATTCAAAAGACAGAGAAATTGCGACAACAAACATGCCAAAGCTTCAGTTGGGAGAGCTTGCCGTTTTAGAAGTAGCACAGGTAAATAATATTGGCGGTTTTATGTACTGGGGGTTGGAGAAAGATCTTCTTCTTCCATATAGTGAACAGATTGTAAAGGTTCAAAAAGGAGATAAGTATTTAGTAGGACTCTATATTGATAAGAGTGACCGACTTTGTGCAACGATGAAGGTCTATGATTTCCTTCGTACAGATTCTCCATATAAGGCAGATGATATTGTACAGGGAACTGTATATGGAAAGAATCCGGAGTATGGAGTATTTGTTGCTGTAGATAATAAGTATAATGGTATGCTTCAGAATAAAGAAATTGTTAGAAAGTTAAGAATAGGAGAGACGGTACAGGCAAGAGTTCTTTCTGTAAGAGAAGACGGTAAATTAAACCTCAGTCTTCGTGAAAAGGCACATTTACAGATGGATGTTGATTCTGCAAAGATTATGGAAAAACTTCAGGAGAATGATGGTGCTCTTCCATATCATGATAAGTCTGCTCCAGAAGATATCCGAAGTGAATTTGGCATGAGTAAGAATGAGTTTAAACGTGCGATTGGCCGTTTATACAAAGATAAAAAGATAAAGATAAGCAATACCGGAATTACGTTAATTGAAAAATAG
- a CDS encoding AraC family transcriptional regulator gives MSPESLQLKKEFEIQKIASLHYFEYKSDFIFKSEYHDYWKLLYVEDGSAEITFSNKKLSPVILEKGDLFIQSPDEYYSFKAAPGKIAVLFTAGFYCDTQHPALLSNLSNKKFHCQKKEATLLQDLALEGKNNFSPKINPVSPAALERRYNQPFGGEQLISIYLEMLLISLMRQYTSSEEQKDQKKSMDQPEKENNLSPALLKTDSILFNRITDYYEAHITEHIKVEHLCKEFAIGRSHLQRIFREQTGYGAIEYFCQMRISVAKRCIRENKMNLTDTAAALGYTSIYYFSKQFKKITGMSPSQYQKMVRSSKKDPIYEQIDLENPLSPSDIKY, from the coding sequence ATGTCTCCTGAATCATTGCAATTGAAAAAAGAATTTGAAATACAAAAGATAGCTTCTCTTCATTATTTTGAATATAAAAGCGATTTCATTTTTAAAAGTGAATATCATGACTACTGGAAATTACTTTATGTCGAAGATGGAAGCGCTGAAATTACATTTTCTAATAAAAAGCTTTCTCCAGTAATTTTAGAAAAGGGAGATTTATTTATACAATCTCCTGATGAATATTATTCCTTTAAAGCAGCACCAGGGAAAATTGCTGTCCTTTTTACAGCTGGCTTTTATTGCGACACCCAACATCCTGCCCTTCTTTCTAATCTTTCTAACAAAAAGTTTCACTGTCAGAAAAAAGAAGCAACCCTATTACAGGACCTTGCTCTAGAAGGAAAAAATAATTTTTCTCCTAAGATTAACCCGGTATCTCCTGCCGCCCTTGAACGAAGATATAATCAACCATTTGGTGGAGAACAGCTAATCAGTATTTATCTTGAAATGCTTCTTATCAGCCTTATGCGCCAGTATACTTCTTCCGAAGAACAAAAGGATCAAAAAAAGAGTATGGATCAGCCTGAAAAAGAAAACAATCTTTCTCCGGCCCTCCTGAAAACGGACTCTATTCTTTTTAATCGAATTACAGATTATTATGAAGCACATATCACAGAACATATTAAAGTAGAACACCTTTGTAAAGAATTTGCGATCGGGCGTTCCCATTTACAAAGAATATTCAGAGAACAGACCGGTTATGGCGCCATAGAATACTTCTGCCAGATGAGGATCAGCGTCGCGAAACGCTGTATTCGTGAAAACAAAATGAACCTGACCGATACTGCAGCCGCACTTGGCTATACCTCCATCTATTATTTTTCAAAACAATTTAAAAAAATTACCGGTATGTCTCCTTCTCAATATCAAAAGATGGTACGCTCCTCTAAAAAAGATCCGATTTATGAACAGATAGATTTGGAGAATCCACTTTCTCCATCTGATATAAAATATTAA
- a CDS encoding CTP synthase, giving the protein MPVKYVFVTGGVVSGLGKGITAASLGRLLKARGYKVTSQKFDPYINMDPGTMNPIQHGEVFVTDDGAETDLDLGHYERFIDEKLNKQSNVTTGKVYWSILNKERRGDFGGHTVQVIPHVTNEIKSRFYHNEDASETEVAIIEIGGTAGDIESQPFLEALRQFQHEVGHENCILIHVTLIPYLKASGELKTKPTQASVKELQGMGIQPDILVCRSDLPLDDDIKAKIAQFCNVPKKRVIQNLDVDILYELPLAMEKEKLANVACECLNMECPQPDLSDWISMVDAWKHPKHKVRVALVGKYVSLHDAYISVVEALKHGAVANNAEVEIKWVDSELVSNYNVDSFFSDVDGIIVPGGFGDRGIEGMICSIQYAREHKIPYLGLCLGMQLTIVEFARNVLGLKDAHSHEFNENTANPVIHIMPDKEGITDLGGTLRLGSYPCILDEHSKAYQLYGHKQIEERHRHRYEVNNDYREVLQENGMLLSGFSPDGRIVEMVEIPEHPWFIGTQAHPEFKSRPNKPHPLFKGFLAASLAHQNK; this is encoded by the coding sequence ATGCCAGTAAAATATGTATTCGTCACAGGTGGAGTTGTTTCCGGTTTAGGAAAGGGTATTACCGCAGCTTCTCTTGGACGTCTTTTAAAAGCACGTGGTTATAAAGTAACCAGCCAGAAGTTTGACCCATATATCAATATGGATCCAGGTACTATGAACCCGATACAGCACGGTGAAGTTTTCGTTACCGATGACGGTGCGGAAACAGACCTTGACCTTGGACATTATGAACGTTTCATTGATGAAAAGTTAAATAAACAGTCTAATGTTACTACCGGTAAAGTATACTGGAGTATCCTTAACAAAGAACGTCGTGGAGATTTCGGCGGACATACCGTACAGGTTATTCCTCATGTCACTAATGAAATTAAAAGTCGTTTTTATCATAATGAAGATGCTTCTGAAACAGAAGTAGCAATTATTGAGATTGGTGGAACTGCCGGTGATATCGAAAGTCAGCCATTTTTAGAAGCGCTTCGTCAGTTCCAGCATGAAGTAGGACATGAGAACTGTATTCTTATTCATGTAACACTGATTCCTTACTTAAAAGCTTCCGGAGAATTAAAGACCAAGCCTACACAGGCCAGTGTAAAAGAATTGCAGGGAATGGGAATTCAGCCAGATATTCTTGTTTGTCGTTCTGACCTTCCATTAGATGATGATATTAAAGCAAAAATCGCTCAGTTCTGTAATGTTCCTAAGAAACGTGTTATTCAGAATCTTGATGTCGATATTTTATATGAATTACCTCTTGCTATGGAAAAAGAAAAACTTGCTAACGTAGCATGTGAATGTCTGAATATGGAATGCCCACAGCCTGATTTATCTGATTGGATCTCTATGGTTGATGCCTGGAAACATCCAAAACATAAAGTTAGAGTTGCTCTCGTTGGTAAATACGTTTCTCTCCACGATGCTTACATCAGTGTTGTAGAAGCATTAAAACATGGAGCAGTTGCCAACAACGCAGAAGTCGAAATCAAGTGGGTTGATTCCGAACTGGTAAGCAACTACAACGTAGATAGTTTCTTCTCTGACGTAGACGGCATCATCGTTCCTGGTGGATTTGGTGACAGAGGTATCGAAGGTATGATCTGTTCAATCCAATATGCCCGCGAACATAAGATCCCGTATCTTGGACTTTGTCTTGGAATGCAGCTTACTATCGTAGAATTTGCTCGTAATGTTCTCGGATTAAAAGATGCACACAGTCATGAATTTAATGAAAACACAGCGAATCCTGTCATCCATATCATGCCTGATAAAGAAGGCATCACTGATTTAGGCGGAACCCTTCGTCTTGGTTCTTATCCATGTATCCTTGACGAACACTCCAAAGCATATCAGCTTTATGGTCATAAACAGATTGAAGAAAGACATCGTCATCGTTACGAAGTAAATAATGATTACCGCGAAGTACTCCAGGAAAACGGAATGCTTCTTTCCGGATTCTCACCTGACGGACGTATCGTTGAAATGGTAGAGATTCCTGAACATCCTTGGTTTATCGGAACACAGGCACATCCTGAATTTAAATCAAGACCGAATAAACCACACCCATTATTTAAGGGATTCCTTGCTGCTTCATTAGCACATCAGAATAAATAA
- a CDS encoding FtsW/RodA/SpoVE family cell cycle protein, which yields MSRHDTGTKSFSFERVLWEIQRAFYSFKNSPVLALLLMQAAAFIFVQAKGAGKIYLDMIGILLGITLLSWFFTSVIHGNKKIVIYTLLLLTVGTMLQCIFREEQVLKNPQYYETHNPAAALQFQYILGFVMALVAAFLYLNCKNLSSTKALKKLNLSSVKVCRIFFYFSLFLSVITLVLAKSVGNVRNWITIGGVSLQTTEFIKFLYVFIAAGLLGTKENPDKENIRAFYIVTFIEVLFLALQSEFGTMLLILMLFLTFIFLFIPNIRCFIGTVLVMAAGSLGLSVIGMQLTKWKAAGVFLGTNKIAQIFLSNYNKIANRFIYWLHPEKDALGLGYQLLKAKESIVLGGWFGTSSVTELPVKTSDLVYPALIQRCGMVFALLVFIVFIMMWLEGVQLFVRKQDRYHRAVGAGFVFMLFDQTLIIIAGSTGLCPLTGITLPFISSGGSSLMISFMIVGLIVAVSSNVKWKGTLEDEEEQDKFFKENAVTAKCHTYLRHLNDHFPRKSFRVAAGRVRRSGQKEESGEGKGV from the coding sequence ATGAGTAGACATGATACCGGAACGAAGTCATTTTCGTTTGAGAGAGTTCTGTGGGAGATACAAAGAGCCTTTTATTCTTTTAAGAATAGTCCGGTCCTCGCTCTTTTGCTAATGCAGGCAGCAGCATTCATTTTTGTGCAGGCAAAAGGAGCAGGAAAGATTTATCTTGATATGATAGGAATTCTGCTTGGAATTACTTTATTATCCTGGTTTTTTACATCGGTGATCCATGGAAATAAAAAGATTGTCATTTACACTTTATTGCTTCTTACCGTAGGAACGATGCTTCAATGTATTTTCAGGGAAGAACAGGTTTTAAAGAATCCACAGTATTATGAGACACATAATCCGGCTGCCGCTTTGCAGTTTCAATATATTCTTGGATTTGTAATGGCGCTTGTAGCGGCATTCCTTTATCTGAATTGTAAGAATCTGTCCTCAACAAAGGCTCTGAAGAAGTTAAATTTATCGTCTGTAAAGGTTTGCAGGATATTCTTTTATTTTTCATTGTTTTTATCAGTGATTACACTTGTTCTTGCAAAGAGTGTAGGAAACGTAAGGAACTGGATTACAATCGGAGGAGTGTCGCTGCAGACAACAGAATTTATCAAGTTTTTGTATGTATTTATTGCAGCGGGACTACTTGGAACAAAGGAGAATCCAGATAAAGAAAATATCAGAGCATTTTATATCGTGACGTTCATAGAAGTATTATTTCTGGCATTACAGAGCGAGTTTGGTACGATGCTCTTGATTCTCATGTTATTTTTGACGTTTATATTTTTATTTATACCGAATATACGGTGTTTTATCGGAACAGTGCTTGTTATGGCAGCAGGATCTTTAGGGCTTTCGGTTATTGGAATGCAGTTGACAAAGTGGAAAGCTGCGGGAGTATTTCTTGGAACGAATAAGATTGCACAGATTTTTCTTTCAAATTATAACAAGATTGCAAATCGTTTTATTTACTGGCTTCACCCTGAAAAAGATGCATTAGGACTTGGCTATCAGCTTCTTAAGGCAAAAGAATCGATCGTTCTTGGTGGATGGTTTGGAACATCTTCTGTTACAGAACTTCCGGTTAAGACAAGCGATCTTGTGTATCCGGCACTGATTCAGCGATGCGGCATGGTGTTTGCTTTGCTTGTATTTATTGTATTTATTATGATGTGGCTTGAAGGTGTTCAGCTGTTTGTAAGAAAGCAGGACCGCTATCACAGGGCGGTGGGAGCTGGTTTTGTCTTCATGCTTTTTGATCAGACATTGATCATTATTGCCGGAAGTACCGGTCTTTGTCCACTTACCGGAATTACATTGCCATTTATTTCAAGTGGCGGAAGTTCTCTGATGATCAGTTTTATGATCGTGGGATTGATCGTAGCTGTATCAAGTAATGTCAAATGGAAAGGAACGCTAGAAGATGAAGAAGAACAAGATAAATTTTTTAAGGAGAACGCAGTTACTGCAAAGTGCCACACTTATCTGCGTCATCTTAATGATCATTTCCCTCGTAAGAGTTTCCGCGTTGCTGCCGGGCGTGTCCGAAGAAGCGGACAAAAAGAAGAGTCAGGCGAAGGCAAAGGTGTATGA